TCTGACATGAAGGGCGGTTGTGCCGCGGTGCTCGCAGCTGCACAGAGGCTTCGGGGCAAGGTTCCGTTTGCCGTAGCATTCACGACCGACGAGGAAACGAGGATGGGAGGCGCCGCTCTTCTTGCAAAGAATCCTTTGTTCAAGAAAGCCGCGGCAATAGTCATCCCCGAGCCCACCAATATGCTGGTTGCGACAAGCGAAAAAGGGACGCTCCAACTGGAGGTCCGGATCTGGGGAAAAACTGCACACGGAAGCATGCCCTGGTTCGGAAAGAACGCTGCTCAAAGGATGGTTCAGTTTCTCTCTCACCTTGAGTTTCTGCAGAATCCGGAAATGCACCTTCCGGATGGCATAACCGTGAATCTCGGCATCCTTAGAGCAGGCACCGCGGCGAATATCGTGCCGGATTTCGCATCGGCGACTCTTGATGTCAGATATCCTCCATCCTTGAATCCGATGGTGGTTGTCAGAAGAATAAAGGAAACACTCGGCGGCTCGGGTGTGAAGTGGGAAGTAACGAAGCTTCACGAAGTTGCCGCGTTTGAATTCGATGTGAACTGCCCTGAGGCACAAACCTTCTTGCGAGTGGCCGACACAAGAGTTGCACCGGTCATGTACGCAACCGAGGCAACCCGCTACGCAAGCACCGGGAAGCCTATTCTCGTCTGCGGGCCGGGCAGACCGGAACTTGCCCATCAGCAGGATGAGTTTGTGGATGTGTTTCAGCTCAAAAAGGCAGAGCATGCGTACACATCATTCTGCCTGGCTCTGATGAAAGGGAGGTAAGGTAACCTTGGAAAGCATACTGAGTGCCGTTGCCGGCTGGATAATCAATGTAGTCTCCAAAGGCGGGTACGCCGGGATCGGCCTTTGCATGACAATAGAAAGTGCCTGCATCCCGCTCCCCAGCGAGATTATCATGCCTTTCTCGGGATACCTTGTTCACCTCGGAAGATTCACGCTTCTCGGAGTCTCACTGGCAGGTGCCATTGGCTGCACAGTTGGCTCGATCATCGCCTATCTGGCAGGAAAGCTGCTCGGAAGACCGTTCCTCGAGAAATATGGAAGATACGTGCTCATCTCGAAGAAAGATATCTCGATTGCCGACAGGTGGTTTACAAAGCACGGCGATGCCACAGTCTTTTTCAGCAGGCTCCTTCCGGTCATAAGGACATTCATTTCGTTTCCGGCCGGCGTCGCAAAGATGAATGTTCCGCGGTTTCTAATCTACACTTTCGTTGGTTCTTTTCCCTGGTGCCTGGCGCTGGCCTATGCGGGGATGCTCCTTGGACAAAACTGGGAGACATTAAGAACTTACTTTAGAGGAGCAGACTATATAATTGCAATTGTTGTCATTGTAGCATTTGTCTGGTGGCTCACAAGGCACCTAAAGGCGCTGAAGGAAGAGAGAAGAGCAACCCCCTAATTCGGGGACACACCACTCAATTCTGTTACCCGGAAACTATGTGGAGATGCCCATCCGAATCAATCCAGCCGAGGTCACCTGTCCTGAGCCAGCCATCGACCAGCACCTTCTTCGTTTCCTCCTCCTTCCCGAAATAGCCGGCCATTATGTTCTCGCCGCTCGCAAGGATCTCTCCCACTCCGTTCTCGCCGCTGCCATCAATCCTGATTGTTACTCCTGGAATTGCGGGCCCGACAGAACCTATCTTGGGCCGTTCGGCCCGATTCACAGTCAAGATCGGCGAAGCCTCGCTCAGCCCGTATCCTTCAAGAATCGTGATGCCAAATTTCTCGAAACCAACGGCCACTT
The window above is part of the Candidatus Eisenbacteria bacterium genome. Proteins encoded here:
- a CDS encoding DedA family protein, which gives rise to MESILSAVAGWIINVVSKGGYAGIGLCMTIESACIPLPSEIIMPFSGYLVHLGRFTLLGVSLAGAIGCTVGSIIAYLAGKLLGRPFLEKYGRYVLISKKDISIADRWFTKHGDATVFFSRLLPVIRTFISFPAGVAKMNVPRFLIYTFVGSFPWCLALAYAGMLLGQNWETLRTYFRGADYIIAIVVIVAFVWWLTRHLKALKEERRATP
- a CDS encoding M20/M25/M40 family metallo-hydrolase translates to MEKVEKIAKRLVQIQSDSDKSKVILYSAKFLKKLGGKVTVTRKEPRFLLARFGKPGGVLFAGHLDTVSSPRPPKKKPGIVSGGKLWGLGASDMKGGCAAVLAAAQRLRGKVPFAVAFTTDEETRMGGAALLAKNPLFKKAAAIVIPEPTNMLVATSEKGTLQLEVRIWGKTAHGSMPWFGKNAAQRMVQFLSHLEFLQNPEMHLPDGITVNLGILRAGTAANIVPDFASATLDVRYPPSLNPMVVVRRIKETLGGSGVKWEVTKLHEVAAFEFDVNCPEAQTFLRVADTRVAPVMYATEATRYASTGKPILVCGPGRPELAHQQDEFVDVFQLKKAEHAYTSFCLALMKGR
- a CDS encoding AMP-binding protein, whose translation is MAVGFEKFGITILEGYGLSEASPILTVNRAERPKIGSVGPAIPGVTIRIDGSGENGVGEILASGENIMAGYFGKEEETKKVLVDGWLRTGDLGWIDSDGHLHIVSG